The genomic region ACGGGTGAATGCTACAGTGGTCCTCCAGTGAATACAGCAGCAAAGCAACACCACTATCTATCGATGTGCGACCATCGAATAGAGGTGTCCTGTTCCTGACACCCAGAAACACGTTGCTCACTTCACTCTACAACATCGCGACTTTTGCTACGAAACCGCCGCCAACGCACTTCTAACCGGAAAGTTCTCCTCCGCCTCAATACTCCACGGCCCAGGATTAACAAACCTCAACTCCACCCCCGGCCGAAAGACCATAACATGACTACTCCCCCCATAATGAAACATCCCAATCTCATCCCCCTTCTCCAGCATATCCCCCTCCTCCACCGTGAACTCACAACTACTCACCTCCGCCATCCCGATAAACACCGTCGCCATCACACCAATTTTCGGGTTATTGGCTTGGATGTATATAATCCCCCTCGTCGCCACAGCACTGATATATGGCTGGGATTCGTTGGGAGCTGCCGGATCTGGAGCGCTTCCATTAGATGCGAAGAAGCCCGTGTAGAGATTTGAACTGTAGTACGTCCCAGGCACATTCTCAATCTTGAGCACCCTGCCACTGACAGGTGCATGCCAGCGATGATAGGATAAGGCGCTGAGATATGCCTGATAGACAGTACCGTTGACGAACTGGTGCGCGAGGGGTGAGAAGTTGAGCATATTCGTCAACGAGTACGGTTGATTCTTAAGGTAAAATGTATCAAACAGCTGAACTCCCGACTGGACTTGCAGCGGCGCAGACTCGCAGGCATTGGTAACAACCGCCGTGGGGTCTGGGTATCGAGGATCGAGGGGTCCGTTATCTGGTGCTTCCACGGGTCGAATCCCATCCTGGAATTTACGGACGAAGTAGGAGTCCCAGGAGGTATAGCCGAGATAAGGCGCTGAAGCGTTGGGGTATTGGAAGAGTTGTTCGAAGGTGTAATTTGTTTTGCCATCGTTACCGGCCTGGGCTATGGCCTCTCTTCCCTCTGATGAGAGCCAGCCACCGAGGCACGCCTGGGATTCTGATGTGCCTAGAAATTTCGCCCACGTGTCGAGGACTTGCTTAAGTTCCGCGTTGACGATGGGGGAGAGGAAGAATTGATGACCTGACAGTGTTGCGATGGGCCAGTTCAGGATTGCGTTTATGGGTGTTCCCACGAGGCCCATTGCTGTTGTGGGCCGCTTTCTGTCGTAGAAGGGAGGCCCTTCTCGCAGGATGTGGTCTAGTACGAGAAGCATTTCGTCGAAGCTGCGGAGGGTTGGAGCTCCTGTTGGGTCTTGTTTGTATGGTGTATACTGCGGGACTTCCTCGAACATGGCGTTCGCCAGTatggtcaggtctgagtgGTTGTTGACCACGTCCCGGAAGTGTTGCAGAGCTGGATTTATCGACGGATGCGGGTTCTCCAACACAGTTTTCCTCCTGTAAGCAAGCCATTGCTGCGCATCGCTCCCAACTCTTGATGTCCAATCATCGCCTGACGATTGGAAATGCGGTATCGAACGTAGCCCGGCAACACCATTTTCTCCGATCCTCAATGGTATTATGCTTGCCGCCGGAGTGACAACCCATACTCCTGATAGCACCAATATCAAAAAATGCATGCGGAGCATCTTTCGTCTGTATCGCTCAAGCGTGCTCGTGCGCTGCCTCAACCAAACCAAAGCAAAAGGAAGAGTTGCAACATGACATGGCTCTCGAC from Fulvia fulva chromosome 2, complete sequence harbors:
- a CDS encoding L-tryptophan decarboxylase is translated as MFEEVPQYTPYKQDPTGAPTLRSFDEMLLVLDHILREGPPFYDRKRPTTAMGLVGTPINAILNWPIATLSGHQFFLSPIVNAELKQVLDTWAKFLGTSESQACLGGWLSSEGREAIAQAGNDGKTNYTFEQLFQYPNASAPYLGYTSWDSYFVRKFQDGIRPVEAPDNGPLDPRYPDPTAVVTNACESAPLQVQSGVQLFDTFYLKNQPYSLTNMLNFSPLAHQFVNGTVYQAYLSALSYHRWHAPVSGRVLKIENVPGTYYSSNLYTGFFASNGSAPDPAAPNESQPYISAVATRGIIYIQANNPKIGVMATVFIGMAEVSSCEFTVEEGDMLEKGDEIGMFHYGGSSHVMVFRPGVELRFVNPGPWSIEAEENFPVRSALAAVS